A window of Blautia argi genomic DNA:
ACTTTAAAGCGAGATATGCTGGGAAAGGCGGCGGCAGCTCTTCCGGGTATCGGAAATGCCATAGACGGTGTGACAGAGGTAGCCCTTGGAACTGCAGTTTTAATCCGCAATGCTCTGGGAGTGCTGGGAATTTCCATACTTTTGCTTTTAGGCCTTGCTCCTCTTTTGCGTCTGGGGCTTTCCACCCTTCTGTATAAGCTTTTGGCAGCTGTAGTGCAACCGGTATCGGACAGGCGTATAACCGGGTGTCTGCAGGCAGTGGGAGATGGCTGCAGGTTGCTTTTGCGGACACTTTTTACAGCAGAATTGATGCTTTTTATTACCATAGCCGTTCTAACCGTTTCTTTTGGAGGTCATTAGAGGGGACTCTGGGACAAAAGGAGAGTGAGGGTATGACAGGCTTTTCTCATTGGCTGGAAGGGTTGGTGTGTTATTTTATTCTGCTTTTTGCAGTGATGAATTTTCTTCCGGACAGCAGCTATAAAAAATATATTCAGTTTTACATGGGACTTCTGCTGATACTGACGGTATTTTCGCCCCTTCTTGAGTTTTCCGGTGTAGAAGGGACAATCAGGGCTTCTATAGAAAGCTTTCAGGCAGAAGAGGAACAATGGGAGGAAAAAGCAGAGGCATGGGAAAAAGACTGGCAGGAAAAAACAGGAATCATTGAGGGAGTGGAGGTAGAGCCGTGAAGCAGTGGAAGGATATAATGAAAAAAGAAAATCTGGTGGTACTGCTTTTGGTAGGGCTGCTTTTGCTGGTTCTGGCGATTCCGACAGAAAAAAAAGAAAACCGGGACATGGAAGGAAAGGCGGAGCACATACAGACTGAGAAGGAAAAGGACTGGCAGGAAAAAATGGAGAGTCGGCTGGAGGCAGTGCTTTCCAGGGCGGAAGGAGTGGGAGAGGTTCAGGTGTTTTTGACCTGTGAAAGCAGTGGCCGGAAGGTGGTGGAAAAGGACGAGGCAAAAACGGTTTATGAAAAGGACGCAAAAGGCAATGAGCAACCTTATATCACAGCAGAGGAATACCCGCGGATTGCAGGTGTGCTGGTTGTGGCAAAGGGAGGCGGAAATCCGGTGACTGTGGAAAAGATTCAGGCGGCAGTAGAGGTATTATTTCAGGTAGAACCCCATAAAATTAAAGTAATGAAAATGAATTAGAGGAGAATGTGCATGAAAAAAATCTTCAAAAAAAATCAGGTTATCATTACTGCTCTTGCCATTATGATTGCAGTGGCAGGGTACATCAATTATTCAGATAATCATCTGGGTATTGACAAAACACTGAAGAAGGACGCAGATACTGCGGAAACGTCAGCCAGTGATACCGATGCCATTACAGAAGAAATTGAAAGCCTGGACTATGATATCACAGACGAGAGCGCTCTTTTGAAAGAAAACAGTAAGGCTGCAGAGAGCGAGGCTGTGGAGTCGGAAGGAGGAAAGGAGAAAGAAACCGCCAGCGCAGATGGAGAGGAAAACCTGCAGACAGAAACACCAGGGGAAGCAGTTCTGACAGGGGCTTCCGGTTTTGTGGCAGAGGCAAAGGTCAGCAGAGAGCAGGTGCGATCAGCCAATAAGGAAACCCTTCTGGGCATTATCAACAATGAAAACCTGGGAGATGAACAGAAGCAGGAGGCAGTGAATTCCATGGTGAACATGACCAATCTGGCAGAGCAGGAGGCAGCTGCAGAGCTTCTTTTAGACGCTCAGGGATTTCGGGACGTGGTGGTAAATCTTACAGGGGACAGTGCAGATGTCGTTGTGCCAAAAGAATATATGGAGGACGCAAAACGGGCGCAGATAGAGGATATTGTAAAGCGGAAAACCAGTGTAGCAGCAGAAAAAATTGTGATTACACCTTTGGACGGGGGAAACGAGGAAAATGAATAGTTGTGCATAAATCCCCTTGACACATATTTCAACGTATACTAAAATATCGTCAGTGTGCTATATGAGAGAAGGAGGGCCAAACGTGGCTGACTATACCAAAGAAATTACAAAAAGACGTACATTTGCAATTATTTCCCACCCAGATGCCGGTAAAACAACCCTTACCGAGAAATTTCTTCTTTACGGAGGAGCCATTAATCTTGCGGGTAGTGTAAAAGGCAAGGCAACTGCCCGCCATGCGGTTTCTGACTGGATGGAAATAGAAAAGGAAAGAGGTATTTCCGTAACCTCTTCTGTATTGCAGTTTAATTATGATGGCTATTGCATCAACATATTGGATACTCCCGGACATCAGGACTTCTCAGAGGATACCTACCGTACCCTCATGGCAGCAGACTCTGCGGTCATGGTCATTGATGCATCAAAGGGGGTGGAGGCACAGACCAGAAAGCTGTTTAAGGTTTGTGCCATGCGCCATATTCCTATTTTTACATTTATTAACAAGCTGGACAGAGATGCCAACGACACTTTTGATCTGCTAGATGACATTGAGAAGGAGCTGGGAATCCCTACCTGCCCGATAAACTGGCCCATTGGTTCAGGCAAGAAATTCCGCGGCGTATACGACAGGAAAACCGGGAAAGTCCTCACTTTTTCCGATACCATGAAGGGTACTAAGGAGGGGATTGAAGAAGAAATCGGCATTGACGAAGCCCGTCTTGATGAGATTTTAGACCCGGAACAAAAAGAACAGCTTTTAGAGGAAATTGAGCTTTTAGACGGCGCCAGCGCGGAGTTTGATCAGAAGCTGGTAGACGAAGGAAAGCTTTCCCCGGTATGTTTTGGTTCTGCACTTACCAATTTTGGTGTGGAAACCTTTTTAAAGCATTTCCTGAAAATGACTTCCAGTCCGCTTCCAAGAAAAGCAGATATCGGGGAAATTGATCCTATGAAAGAGGATTTTTCTGCCTTTGTGTTTAAGATTCAGGCAAACATGAATAAAAATCACAGGGACAGAATTGCTTTTATGCGTATCTGCTCCGGTAAATTTGAAGCTGCAAGAGAAGTGTTCCATGTACAGGGCAATAAGAAAATGCGCCTTTCCCAGCCACAACAGATGATGGCACAGGATCGTCATGTGGTAGAAGAGGCCTATGCAGGAGATATTATCGGCGTGTTTGACCCGGGTATTTTCTCTATAGGGGATACGGTGTGTGCGCCTGGGAAAAAGTTCGAATATGAGGGGATTCCTACCTTTGCCCCTGAGCATTTTGCCAGAGTCCGTCTTTTGGACAGTATGAAGAGAAAGCAGTTTGTAAAGGGGATTAACCAGATTGCCCAGGAAGGCGCTATTCAGATATTCCAGGAAATCATGGGCGGCATGGAGGAAATCATTGTAGGCGTGGTAGGCGTTCTGCAGTTTGACGTGCTGAAATACCGTCTGGAAAATGAGTACAACGTGGATATCCGTCTGGAAAACCTGCCTTATGAACATATCCGTTGGATTGAAAATAAGGAAGAGGTAGACGTAAAAGCCCTTACCGGAACTTCCGATATGAAGAAGGTTATGGATATGAAGGGAAATCCGCTTTTGCTGTTTATCAACAGTTGGAGCATTGGCATGACACTGGACAGAAATGAAGGTCTGGTGCTGGCAGAATTTTCCAGAAATTAAAGAAAGAAAACAGGAAAAAGCGGTTTTTTACGGGAAAAGTAAAAAACCGCTTTTCATTTTTAAAGGGATTTGGTATAATAAAAAGCAGGATATTTCCTATAGGAGGTTTGAAAAATGGCGGAAGACAGAAACAGATATAAAATACATGATAATGGTTCTCTTGGGGAAGTACAGATTGCAGATGAGGTAGTGGCTATTATTGCAGGACTGGCAGCTACAGAAGTAGAGGGTGTCGGTTCCATGGCTGGAAATATTACAAACGAACTGGTTGGAAAACTGGGTATGAAAAACCTTTCCAGAGGTGTGAAGGTAGACGTTCTGGAAGATGTAGTCTGTGTAGACCTGGCTTTGAATATTGAATATGGATTTAATATTCTGGAAACCAGCAAGAAAGTACAGGAAAGAGTAAAGGCAGCCATTGAAAACATGACAGGGCTGACTGTTTCCGATGTCAACGTGCGGATTGCAAGCGTTGAAATTGACAAGACTAAATAGTTCATTGACAAGTGAAAAAGCGAAAAGCAGGAGATAAGGTGTCTTTTTCAGAGGCACCTTATTTTAAACTGCGGCAAAAAGACAATATGGAGGAATATATGGGAAGACGAGAAATGCGCGAGCATATTTTTAAGCTGCTTTTTTTGAACGAATTTAACGGAAGTGAGGAAATGCCTCAGCAGATACAGTTGTATTTTGACGGGCTGGAGGATTTAAGTCCCATGGAACAGACGTATATGGAAAATAAGTACGCCAAAATCACAGAAAAGCTGGAAGAACTGGACAGCATTCTCAACGAAAAGAGTGCAGGCTGGAAAACAAAACGTATGAGTAAGGTGGATTTGAATATCCTGCGTCTGGCTGTATATGAAATGAAATATGATGAGGACGTTCCGGTTAAGGTAGCCATTAACGAGGCTGTAGAAATCAGCAAAAGCTTTGGCGGAGAGGATTCCGCTTCCTTTGTAAACGGCATACTGGGAAAAATCGCCAGAGAGAGCTTATGAACAGTATTTATTCCGTAGGACAGGTAAATACTTATATCAGAACCATGTTTGACCAGGATTTTATGTTGAATAAAATCTATATAAAGGGTGAGGTGTCCAACTGTAAATACCATACCTCCGGGCATATTTATTTTTCCTTAAAGGACGAAAGCGGAAGTATTTCCTGCGTGATGTTTGCAGGACAGCGAAAAGGGCTGGGCTTTGCCATGAAAAACGGAGATAAGGTGGTTGCAGGAGGAAGCGTCAGCGTGTATGAGCGGGACGGCAAATACCAGCTTTATGCAAGAGAAATCACATTGGAGGGCGCAGGTCTTCTCTATGAGCGGTTTCTGGCGCTGAAAAAGGAGCTGGAAGAAATGGGTATGTTTGCCCCGGAATACAAGCAGTCCATTCCTGTCTGGGCAAAAACTGTAGGTGTGGTAACTGCGCCTACGGGAGCAGCCATACAGGATATCCGAACAGTGGCTGGCAGGAGAAATCCTTATGTTCAGTTGATTCTCTATCCTGCACTGGTACAGGGGGAGGGCGCAAAGGAGAGCATTGTCAGGGGAATTGAAGCCCTGGACGCCTACGGTGTGGACGTGATCATTGTAGGACGAGGTGGAGGTTCCATTGAAGATTTGTGGGCATTTAATGAAGAAGAGGTGGCAAGAGCCATTTTTAACTGCCACACTCCCATTATTTCTGCTGTAGGACATGAAACAGACACCACCATTGCAGATTTTGCGGCAGATTTGCGGGCGCCTACGCCTTCTGCAGCAGCAGAGCTGGCAGTGGCAGACATAAGGGTATTGTTAAATCAGCTTTTAGGCGCAAGGCAAAGGCTTTCCAGAGCCATGGAGAATCATGTTTTCGGTCTTCGCCAGAAAGTGGAGCAGTATGAGAGCAAGCTGAAGTATTTAAGTCCTGCAAGACAGGTACAGGAAAAGAGAACCCGGCTTATGCAGATAGAGGATCGGCTTTGTAGCGCAATGGAAAACAGAATATTTGCTGCCAGACAGCAGCTGGGAATTTATATTGAACGAATGAAGGGCTTATCTCCTCTTGATAAGCTGAATCAGGGCTTTTCCTATGTAGAAAACAAAGAGGCTCATGCAGTGACTTCCATCTCTCAGGTAGAAGAGGGAGAAATGTTAAACATTCAGGTCACAGACGGTAAAATTGTGGCAAAGGTTCTTAACACAAAAAGAGAAGAGAGAGGAGCTTGAAATGGCAGAAACAGAAAAGAATATGCAGGAAACCACCATGGAAGATGCTCTGAAGGAATTGGACGGCATTGTAGAAAGACTGGAGGGCAGAGAGATTTCTCTGGAGGACTCTTTTGCTCTGTACCAGAAGGGAATGGAACTGTTAAAAGAGTGCGGAAGCAAGATTGACACAGTTGAGAAAAAAATGCTCAAACTGAATGAAGACGGTGAGTTAAGTGAATTTTAAAGAAAAATTAAAAGAAAAGACAGCCTGTGCAGAGCAGGTTATTGTTTCTTTTTTGCCAAAGGAGCAGGGCTTTGCATCACATATGGCAGAGGCAATGAATTACAGTATGCAGGCAGGGGGCAAGCGGCTGCGCCCTGTATTTATGGCAGAAATGTACAGTCTGCTGGGAGGAAAAGGAGAACTTGTCTGCCCTTTTATGGCGGCAATGGAAATGATTCATACCCATTCTCTGATACATGATGACCTTCCTGCACTGGACAATGATGAGTACCGCAGAGGAAAGAAAACAACCCATGTGGTATTTGGCGAGTCAGCCGCTATTCTGGCAGGGGACGCTCTTTTAAATTATGCTTATGAAACAGCCTTTCAGGCATTTGAACTGGCAAAGGACGAAAAAGAGCTTCGCCGTGTGGCAGAGGCGTTAAAGCTTCTGGGAGAAAAAACCGGTATCCGGGGCATGTTAGGCGGTCAGGGGGCTGACGTGGAAAATGACGGAAAGCCTTTGGAAAAAGACATGCTGGACTATATTTATGAAAATAAGACCGCTGCTTTGATAGAAGCCTCTCTTATGATAGGAGCGGTACTGGCAGGGGCAGAGGATTTGGATAAAATAGAGCAGATGGGAAGCTGTGTGGGGATTGCCTTTCAGATTCAGGACGATATCTTAGATGTGACAAGCAATCAGGAAGAATTAGGAAAACCGGTAGGCAGCGATGACAAAAATCATAAGACCACATATGTGACCCTGGAAGGAATTGAAAAAGCGGGAGAGGAAGTAAAGCGCCGGACGGATCTTGCAGTGGAGCTTCTGGAAGGACTTCCGGGAGATAAGGAGTTTTTAAGGGAACTGTTTCTTTCTCTTTGTACCCGCAGAAAATAGAGGTGCAGGATAAGATGCTATTAGAAACCATAAAAAAGGCAAATGATATAAAGAAAATACCGCCGGAAAAATTTCCGGAGCTGGCAGAGGAAATCCGGGCATTTCTTCTGGAGCATGTAAGCCGCACCGGGGGACATCTTGCCTCTAATCTGGGCGCAGTGGAACTTACCATGGCGCTGCACTATGTTTTCTGCCTGCCTGAGGATAAGATTATATGGGACGTGGGACATCAGTCTTATACACACAAAATCCTCACAGGCAGACAGGAAGGATTTGACACCCTGCGGACCTTTGGGGGAATGAGCGGTTTTCCAAAGAGAAGCGAAAGCCCCTGCGATGCCTATGACACAGGGCACAGCTCGACCTCCATTTCAGCGGGAGTGGGTTATGTGTGTGCCAGAGATTTAAAGGGAGAGGATTACTCTGTGGTTTCCGTAATTGGGGATGGAGCCCTCACAGGAGGTATGGCTTATGAGGCAATTAATAATGCGGCTTCTTTGAAAAAGAATTTTATGATTGTATTAAATGACAATGAGATGTCCATTTCTCAGAATGTGGGTGGAATTTCCAGCTATTTAAGCAACATGAGAACCACAGAAGGCTATCATGAGTTTAAAACAGGGGTCAAGAACAGCCTGAATAAAATTCCGGGAATCGGTCCTGCTGCCATTAAGCAGATTCACAAAACAAAAGACAGCATTAAGCGTTTGATGATTCCGGGCATGTTTTTTGAGGATATGGGACTGACATATTTAGGCCCTGTGGACGGACATGACTGTAGCCGTCTGGTGCAGATTTTCCAGGAGGCAAAAAAGGTACAGGGTTCTGTGCTCATTCATGTAAAAACAGAAAAAGGCAGAGGATATGAGCCTGCCATGCGCCACCCTGCCAGATTCCACGGTACGGCAGCTTTTGATTTGGAACACGGAATCCCCTTAAGCAACAATGGAAAAGCCAATTATACGGATATTTTTTCCACGGTTATGCGAAAATTCGGGGACAGGGAGAAACAGGTAGTGGCAGTGACAGCAGCCATGCCGGACGGAACCGGACTGAAGCGTTTCCGCAACATGTTCCCGGAACGTTTTTTTGATGTGGGAATTGCAGAGGAACATGCCGTTACTTTTGCTGCAGGTCTGGCTCTAGGAGGTATGATTCCTGTGGTTGCCGTGTATTCTTCTTTCTTGCAAAGAGCCATTGATCAGATTATTGAAGATGTGTGTCTGCAGAATCTTCATGTAATCTTTGCTGTGGATCGGGCAGGACTTGTAGGCAGCGATGGAGAAACCCATCAGGGCTGTTTTGATTTAAGCTATTTGTCCATGATTCCCAATATGACAGTCATGGCCCCAAAGAATAAATGGGAACTTTCCGACATGCTGAAATTTGCAGTAAAATATGACGGCCCCATTGCTGTGCGCTATCCCAGAGGAGAGGCTTATGACGGGCTTGAGGAATTTCGGGAACCGATTGTAAGGGGCCGCAGCGAACTGATTTATCAGGGGAAGGACATTGCCCTTTTGGCAGTGGGAAGTATGGTAAAAACCGCAGAGCGTGTGCGGGAACTTTTAATTTCAGACGGAGAAAATCCTACCCTTGTCAATGCCAGGTTTGTAAAACCTCTGGATAAAAAAATGCTGGACACTTTGGCAAAAAAACATGATGTAATTGTTACCATGGAAGAGAATGTAAAAAGCGGCGGCTTTGGCAGCGCGGTTGCGGAATATATGCAGATAACCCACCCCACCGTACGGGTGCAGGTCTGCGCACTTCCGGACAGTTTTATAGGGCATGGAAATCCGGAAAAATTAAAACAAAAAGCCGGAATTGATGCGGATTCTATTTACAATCGGATAAAGGAGGCAGAATAAATGAAAGAGCGTCTGGACGTTCTGCTGGTAAAGCGGGGACTGGCAGTTTCCCGTGAAAAAGCGAAAGCTGTGATTATGGCAGGAAACGTATATGTGGACAATCAGAAAGAAGATAAAGCAGGCACCATGTTTCAGGATACCGTTCAGATAGAGGTTCGGGGAAATACCCTGAAATATGTAAGCCGGGGCGGATTAAAGCTGGAAAAAGCTATGACTCACTTTGGCGTAACCTTAAAGGAAAAGGTATGTATGGACGTGGGTTCCTCCACAGGAGGTTTTACAGACTGTATGCTGCAGAACGGGGCAGTAAAGGTCTATGCCATTGATGTGGGACACGGACAGCTGGACTGGAAGCTTCGTAATGATGAGCGTGTAGTATGTATGGAAAAGACGAACATTCGTTATGTAGTGCCTGAAGATTTGCAGGAATTGGCTGATTTTTCTTCCATTGACGTATCTTTCATTTCTCTCACCAAGGTTCTGCTTCCGGTCTATCACCTGTTAAAGGAAAGCGGAGAGGTGGTTTGCCTGATTAAACCTCAGTTTGAAGCAGGAAGAGAAAAAGTAGGGAAAAAAGGTGTGGTTCGTGACCCGGCAGTACATGAAGAAGTCATTGAAAAGGTCATTGCCTATGCAACCGGCATCGGATATGCAGTACGTCATCTGGAATTTTCTCCTATCAAGGGACCGGAGGGAAATATTGAGTATCTGCTGCACATACAAAAGCAGGTGGATAAGCTTCCGGAAAGTGAAGAGGCAGATGTAAAAGGCATTGTGGCAGCAGCCCACAGGGAATTGGATAAATAGCTATGGATAAGTTTTATATTATTGCCAACAGTGAAAAAGATGAGGGATTAAAGGTTTCAAAACGTGTGGCGGAATATCTGGAAAGTAACGGCAAGCAGTGTGTGCTTCAGCCTTCCAGTTTTTCTGTTCGCGAGCCTTTTACCCATTATACAGATATCAGTGAAATTCCTGAGGATACAGAATGTGTCCTTGTACTGGGCGGAGATGGTACGCTTCTGCAGGCAGCCAGAGATGTGGTAAGTCGTCAACTCCCTCTTTTGGGGGTGAATCTGGGGACTTTAGGTTATCTGGCAGAAATTGACCGGGAATCCATTGAACCTGCGCTTTGTCATCTTATGGCAGATGAATATACCATTGAGCGTCGTATGATGCTTCACGGACAGG
This region includes:
- the dxs gene encoding 1-deoxy-D-xylulose-5-phosphate synthase, with the translated sequence MLLETIKKANDIKKIPPEKFPELAEEIRAFLLEHVSRTGGHLASNLGAVELTMALHYVFCLPEDKIIWDVGHQSYTHKILTGRQEGFDTLRTFGGMSGFPKRSESPCDAYDTGHSSTSISAGVGYVCARDLKGEDYSVVSVIGDGALTGGMAYEAINNAASLKKNFMIVLNDNEMSISQNVGGISSYLSNMRTTEGYHEFKTGVKNSLNKIPGIGPAAIKQIHKTKDSIKRLMIPGMFFEDMGLTYLGPVDGHDCSRLVQIFQEAKKVQGSVLIHVKTEKGRGYEPAMRHPARFHGTAAFDLEHGIPLSNNGKANYTDIFSTVMRKFGDREKQVVAVTAAMPDGTGLKRFRNMFPERFFDVGIAEEHAVTFAAGLALGGMIPVVAVYSSFLQRAIDQIIEDVCLQNLHVIFAVDRAGLVGSDGETHQGCFDLSYLSMIPNMTVMAPKNKWELSDMLKFAVKYDGPIAVRYPRGEAYDGLEEFREPIVRGRSELIYQGKDIALLAVGSMVKTAERVRELLISDGENPTLVNARFVKPLDKKMLDTLAKKHDVIVTMEENVKSGGFGSAVAEYMQITHPTVRVQVCALPDSFIGHGNPEKLKQKAGIDADSIYNRIKEAE
- the nusB gene encoding transcription antitermination factor NusB, with amino-acid sequence MGRREMREHIFKLLFLNEFNGSEEMPQQIQLYFDGLEDLSPMEQTYMENKYAKITEKLEELDSILNEKSAGWKTKRMSKVDLNILRLAVYEMKYDEDVPVKVAINEAVEISKSFGGEDSASFVNGILGKIARESL
- a CDS encoding TlyA family RNA methyltransferase, with amino-acid sequence MKERLDVLLVKRGLAVSREKAKAVIMAGNVYVDNQKEDKAGTMFQDTVQIEVRGNTLKYVSRGGLKLEKAMTHFGVTLKEKVCMDVGSSTGGFTDCMLQNGAVKVYAIDVGHGQLDWKLRNDERVVCMEKTNIRYVVPEDLQELADFSSIDVSFISLTKVLLPVYHLLKESGEVVCLIKPQFEAGREKVGKKGVVRDPAVHEEVIEKVIAYATGIGYAVRHLEFSPIKGPEGNIEYLLHIQKQVDKLPESEEADVKGIVAAAHRELDK
- a CDS encoding stage III sporulation protein AF, whose translation is MTGFSHWLEGLVCYFILLFAVMNFLPDSSYKKYIQFYMGLLLILTVFSPLLEFSGVEGTIRASIESFQAEEEQWEEKAEAWEKDWQEKTGIIEGVEVEP
- a CDS encoding stage III sporulation protein AG gives rise to the protein MKQWKDIMKKENLVVLLLVGLLLLVLAIPTEKKENRDMEGKAEHIQTEKEKDWQEKMESRLEAVLSRAEGVGEVQVFLTCESSGRKVVEKDEAKTVYEKDAKGNEQPYITAEEYPRIAGVLVVAKGGGNPVTVEKIQAAVEVLFQVEPHKIKVMKMN
- a CDS encoding SpoIIIAH-like family protein; amino-acid sequence: MKKIFKKNQVIITALAIMIAVAGYINYSDNHLGIDKTLKKDADTAETSASDTDAITEEIESLDYDITDESALLKENSKAAESEAVESEGGKEKETASADGEENLQTETPGEAVLTGASGFVAEAKVSREQVRSANKETLLGIINNENLGDEQKQEAVNSMVNMTNLAEQEAAAELLLDAQGFRDVVVNLTGDSADVVVPKEYMEDAKRAQIEDIVKRKTSVAAEKIVITPLDGGNEENE
- the xseA gene encoding exodeoxyribonuclease VII large subunit produces the protein MNSIYSVGQVNTYIRTMFDQDFMLNKIYIKGEVSNCKYHTSGHIYFSLKDESGSISCVMFAGQRKGLGFAMKNGDKVVAGGSVSVYERDGKYQLYAREITLEGAGLLYERFLALKKELEEMGMFAPEYKQSIPVWAKTVGVVTAPTGAAIQDIRTVAGRRNPYVQLILYPALVQGEGAKESIVRGIEALDAYGVDVIIVGRGGGSIEDLWAFNEEEVARAIFNCHTPIISAVGHETDTTIADFAADLRAPTPSAAAELAVADIRVLLNQLLGARQRLSRAMENHVFGLRQKVEQYESKLKYLSPARQVQEKRTRLMQIEDRLCSAMENRIFAARQQLGIYIERMKGLSPLDKLNQGFSYVENKEAHAVTSISQVEEGEMLNIQVTDGKIVAKVLNTKREERGA
- a CDS encoding peptide chain release factor 3 translates to MADYTKEITKRRTFAIISHPDAGKTTLTEKFLLYGGAINLAGSVKGKATARHAVSDWMEIEKERGISVTSSVLQFNYDGYCINILDTPGHQDFSEDTYRTLMAADSAVMVIDASKGVEAQTRKLFKVCAMRHIPIFTFINKLDRDANDTFDLLDDIEKELGIPTCPINWPIGSGKKFRGVYDRKTGKVLTFSDTMKGTKEGIEEEIGIDEARLDEILDPEQKEQLLEEIELLDGASAEFDQKLVDEGKLSPVCFGSALTNFGVETFLKHFLKMTSSPLPRKADIGEIDPMKEDFSAFVFKIQANMNKNHRDRIAFMRICSGKFEAAREVFHVQGNKKMRLSQPQQMMAQDRHVVEEAYAGDIIGVFDPGIFSIGDTVCAPGKKFEYEGIPTFAPEHFARVRLLDSMKRKQFVKGINQIAQEGAIQIFQEIMGGMEEIIVGVVGVLQFDVLKYRLENEYNVDIRLENLPYEHIRWIENKEEVDVKALTGTSDMKKVMDMKGNPLLLFINSWSIGMTLDRNEGLVLAEFSRN
- a CDS encoding Asp23/Gls24 family envelope stress response protein, whose product is MAEDRNRYKIHDNGSLGEVQIADEVVAIIAGLAATEVEGVGSMAGNITNELVGKLGMKNLSRGVKVDVLEDVVCVDLALNIEYGFNILETSKKVQERVKAAIENMTGLTVSDVNVRIASVEIDKTK
- a CDS encoding polyprenyl synthetase family protein — its product is MNFKEKLKEKTACAEQVIVSFLPKEQGFASHMAEAMNYSMQAGGKRLRPVFMAEMYSLLGGKGELVCPFMAAMEMIHTHSLIHDDLPALDNDEYRRGKKTTHVVFGESAAILAGDALLNYAYETAFQAFELAKDEKELRRVAEALKLLGEKTGIRGMLGGQGADVENDGKPLEKDMLDYIYENKTAALIEASLMIGAVLAGAEDLDKIEQMGSCVGIAFQIQDDILDVTSNQEELGKPVGSDDKNHKTTYVTLEGIEKAGEEVKRRTDLAVELLEGLPGDKEFLRELFLSLCTRRK
- the xseB gene encoding exodeoxyribonuclease VII small subunit, with amino-acid sequence MAETEKNMQETTMEDALKELDGIVERLEGREISLEDSFALYQKGMELLKECGSKIDTVEKKMLKLNEDGELSEF